One Chitinophaga sp. H8 DNA window includes the following coding sequences:
- a CDS encoding DUF4198 domain-containing protein, with translation MKYRLTLIIALLVFAISNTFAHAFWMETSPSGKKGQAQEVRIYFGEYADKDITPVADWFSDTKNFTLVLVTPDKKEVKLTVTPAKDHYKAYFTPDQEGVYTVVMQHTVKDVYHGKLLDYNSSATVQVGNASTGNDPAHNTNTIGIHTPAQSAYQKNKAITLQTLLDQQPAGSKEVEVVAPNGWGRKLYTDSTGKASFTPIWPGRYMVEVTNTDKKAGELHGKKYEAIWKCATYCVEVK, from the coding sequence ATGAAATACAGGCTTACACTCATTATCGCGCTGTTGGTATTTGCTATCTCCAATACCTTTGCGCATGCTTTCTGGATGGAAACCAGCCCTTCCGGAAAAAAAGGACAGGCACAGGAAGTACGCATCTATTTCGGCGAATATGCTGATAAAGACATCACCCCGGTGGCCGACTGGTTTTCTGACACCAAAAACTTTACCCTGGTGCTGGTAACGCCGGACAAAAAGGAAGTAAAACTGACCGTTACGCCTGCCAAAGATCATTACAAAGCCTATTTTACACCTGATCAGGAAGGTGTTTATACAGTGGTCATGCAGCATACCGTGAAGGATGTATACCACGGTAAATTACTGGATTACAACTCCAGCGCTACTGTACAGGTAGGTAATGCCAGCACTGGCAACGATCCTGCACATAACACCAACACTATTGGTATTCATACACCCGCCCAAAGTGCTTATCAAAAGAACAAGGCCATCACGCTCCAGACCTTACTGGACCAGCAACCAGCCGGATCAAAAGAAGTGGAAGTGGTAGCACCCAATGGGTGGGGCAGGAAATTATATACTGATTCTACCGGCAAAGCCAGCTTTACCCCTATCTGGCCAGGCAGATATATGGTGGAAGTGACTAATACCGACAAGAAAGCGGGAGAGCTTCATGGAAAAAAATATGAGGCCATCTGGAAATGCGCCACCTACTGTGTGGAAGTAAAGTAA
- a CDS encoding helix-turn-helix domain-containing protein, translating into MLTNKNQVVLKALGEKLHQQRKAKKLSLRQLASIADVDYSQIDKIEKGRLNITIITLISIADALEMSPGELLDYNPEERP; encoded by the coding sequence ATGCTAACAAACAAGAACCAGGTTGTACTAAAAGCACTTGGAGAAAAACTACATCAGCAACGGAAAGCAAAAAAACTATCCTTACGTCAATTGGCCAGCATTGCAGATGTTGACTATAGCCAGATAGATAAGATTGAAAAGGGAAGATTAAACATTACAATTATTACGCTTATATCCATTGCAGATGCTTTAGAGATGTCTCCAGGAGAATTACTGGATTATAATCCGGAAGAAAGGCCATAA
- a CDS encoding sensor histidine kinase has protein sequence MMLRAILLIFLLSTTTSLFAQTIIDINKSPYVNIGKSTVYLEDKTTALTIRDIAGGKYDQDFAQGKQEVYNWGISKSAYWIKLQYRAEQQQHVELVIDQPNIDSLEIYAQLAADKFHRIVSGNARPDATKTFNTTSYVFALPVIPDTIQTVYIRARSGNILVVPVKLMEASQLSEELVKKYTMEAIYIGIIIALLLFTITIYFILKDITYFFYGGYVLFLGIYVILYLMGYSHLLGDTVRYFIVRFAHAFALTGYIFAICFALSFLVAHRYMPRMMPVIYVVLALCGVGAICSMIGLRAIAVQLVQMIGIIFPLLLLYMSVVIYRKGFWPARFYIPAWSVVLISLAYTILCFQDIFPMTDTTFVAIPYGSTVELFFLSFALADRIRQLKDEKQKAIEKNLILVSEQKATLEKTVALRTGELNDTLTELRASNAIKDKLFSMVTHDVRSPVGNLYNMISMVESKVMSKEEFSELLPVIKEDTAGLLNNLTNLLRWASGQITNAVFRPEIVPLRQFFEAQMDMYKYLATVKKIDIRMACDEEIVVYSDPNYLSVVYRNLIDNAIKFTPQGGVMEMGCYVVNGMYLLYLRNSGTQLSQEKIDQILHSNKVETDAESEHSTGLGLQLCKEFLRRMGSYLLIKNEQAGGVRFYFMLPVPAPAVTAEKGNHLLPQLPFGEDNANSR, from the coding sequence ATGATGCTCAGAGCCATATTGTTGATATTTCTCCTCAGTACAACAACTTCCCTGTTTGCACAGACAATTATTGATATCAATAAATCCCCCTATGTAAATATTGGTAAGTCTACCGTTTATCTGGAAGATAAAACTACCGCACTTACGATCAGGGATATCGCGGGGGGAAAGTATGACCAGGATTTTGCTCAGGGCAAACAGGAGGTATACAATTGGGGTATTTCTAAAAGCGCCTATTGGATAAAATTGCAATACCGGGCAGAGCAGCAGCAGCATGTAGAATTGGTGATAGACCAGCCCAACATAGATAGCCTGGAAATATATGCACAGCTTGCAGCAGATAAATTTCATCGTATTGTTTCCGGAAATGCCAGACCAGATGCTACCAAAACTTTTAATACTACCAGCTATGTTTTTGCATTGCCGGTTATACCAGATACTATCCAGACGGTATATATCCGCGCACGTTCCGGTAATATCCTGGTGGTACCGGTGAAGCTGATGGAGGCCAGCCAGCTGAGTGAAGAGCTGGTCAAAAAATACACAATGGAGGCGATCTACATCGGCATTATTATCGCCTTGCTCCTGTTTACCATTACAATCTATTTTATCTTAAAAGATATCACCTACTTTTTTTACGGAGGGTATGTATTGTTCTTGGGGATATATGTAATACTATACCTTATGGGCTATAGCCACCTGTTAGGGGATACAGTAAGGTATTTTATAGTAAGATTTGCACATGCTTTCGCCTTAACAGGTTACATTTTTGCTATTTGTTTTGCACTTTCCTTTTTGGTGGCTCACCGATATATGCCCAGGATGATGCCTGTGATTTATGTGGTATTGGCCCTCTGTGGGGTAGGTGCCATTTGTAGTATGATAGGTCTTAGGGCTATCGCCGTGCAGCTGGTACAGATGATCGGCATTATTTTTCCGCTGTTGTTGCTTTATATGAGCGTGGTTATCTACCGGAAGGGCTTCTGGCCTGCCAGGTTTTATATTCCGGCATGGAGCGTAGTCCTGATATCCCTGGCTTATACCATTTTATGTTTCCAGGATATTTTCCCGATGACGGATACCACCTTTGTGGCGATTCCATATGGTTCTACGGTAGAGTTGTTCTTCCTGTCGTTTGCACTGGCCGACCGGATCCGGCAACTGAAAGATGAAAAACAAAAAGCGATAGAGAAAAACCTGATACTGGTGAGTGAGCAAAAAGCAACGCTTGAAAAAACAGTGGCGTTACGTACCGGAGAATTGAATGATACCCTGACTGAATTAAGGGCCAGCAATGCCATCAAAGATAAGCTGTTCAGTATGGTTACCCACGATGTGAGAAGCCCGGTAGGTAATCTGTACAATATGATCAGTATGGTGGAGAGCAAGGTGATGTCGAAGGAAGAGTTCAGTGAATTACTACCGGTAATAAAAGAAGATACAGCGGGCTTGCTGAATAATCTTACCAACTTGCTAAGATGGGCTTCGGGGCAAATTACCAATGCGGTGTTCAGACCGGAAATAGTACCGTTGCGCCAGTTTTTTGAAGCACAGATGGACATGTACAAGTACCTGGCTACCGTGAAAAAGATTGACATCAGGATGGCATGTGATGAAGAAATAGTAGTTTATTCAGACCCCAATTACTTATCTGTAGTATACCGTAACCTGATAGACAATGCGATTAAATTCACTCCTCAGGGAGGAGTAATGGAAATGGGGTGCTATGTAGTGAATGGAATGTACCTGTTATACCTCCGCAATTCAGGCACGCAGCTATCGCAGGAAAAGATAGACCAGATACTACATAGTAATAAGGTGGAAACGGATGCTGAGAGCGAGCATAGTACAGGTTTAGGTTTACAGCTATGTAAAGAGTTCCTGCGGAGGATGGGCAGTTATTTATTAATAAAAAATGAGCAGGCGGGTGGTGTCCGGTTCTATTTTATGTTACCTGTTCCGGCCCCGGCAGTAACAGCAGAAAAGGGCAATCACCTGTTACCGCAATTGCCCTTTGGAGAAGATAATGCCAACAGCCGTTAG
- a CDS encoding family 10 glycosylhydrolase codes for MNKRNFLKTLGVGSLALLKPTLPAMAMPPLLPRQTGGKHRVWINPDPKDTPAALQKLYASYKKAGIGGIFFEADSEKHFRAAKQNGLEAHRWMWTMNRGEKELLQSHPEWYAKNRKGESCADHPPYVNYYRWLCPSKPEVLEYLKAQVQQILAKDYVDGIHLDYVRYCDVILPVNLWSNYGIDQSQELPQYDFCYCETCRKDYKALKGVDPLEIEHPDQSPSWRKFRYDRITHVVNTLAQVAQQHQKAITAAVFPTPEIAKRIVRQDWTNWNLSAVCPMIYHGFYRENVSWIGDAVAEGVKGLHGSFPLYAGLYLPDFHGSEADLKEGIQLALKNGAAGVSLFGKVTPEVLNILASS; via the coding sequence ATGAATAAACGCAACTTTCTAAAAACATTGGGAGTAGGCAGTCTGGCGTTACTGAAACCCACCCTGCCTGCTATGGCCATGCCACCACTGCTGCCCCGGCAAACAGGAGGTAAGCACCGTGTGTGGATCAATCCTGATCCGAAAGATACCCCTGCTGCCCTGCAAAAACTTTATGCCAGCTATAAAAAAGCAGGTATTGGCGGAATCTTCTTTGAAGCCGATAGCGAAAAACATTTTCGTGCAGCCAAACAAAACGGGCTGGAAGCCCACCGCTGGATGTGGACGATGAATCGTGGTGAGAAAGAACTATTACAAAGCCACCCGGAATGGTATGCCAAAAACAGGAAAGGTGAATCCTGCGCTGATCATCCGCCCTATGTCAACTATTACCGCTGGCTTTGCCCCAGCAAACCGGAAGTACTGGAATACCTGAAAGCACAGGTGCAGCAGATCCTGGCCAAAGACTATGTAGATGGGATCCACCTTGACTATGTAAGGTATTGTGATGTGATACTGCCCGTGAATTTATGGAGCAACTATGGAATTGATCAGTCCCAGGAATTGCCACAATATGATTTCTGTTATTGTGAAACCTGCCGTAAGGACTATAAAGCGCTTAAAGGTGTAGACCCACTGGAAATAGAACATCCAGACCAAAGCCCTTCCTGGCGTAAATTCCGCTATGACCGTATTACCCATGTAGTAAATACGCTTGCCCAAGTAGCACAGCAACATCAAAAAGCAATTACCGCAGCGGTATTCCCGACCCCTGAAATTGCCAAACGGATTGTACGGCAGGACTGGACCAACTGGAACCTGAGTGCGGTATGTCCGATGATCTACCATGGCTTTTACCGGGAAAATGTAAGCTGGATAGGAGATGCAGTAGCAGAAGGCGTGAAAGGATTGCATGGCAGCTTCCCGCTATATGCAGGGCTTTATCTGCCCGACTTTCATGGCAGCGAAGCTGATCTGAAGGAAGGTATACAACTGGCATTAAAGAATGGTGCCGCAGGTGTATCCCTGTTTGGCAAGGTAACACCTGAAGTATTGAATATCTTAGCCAGCAGCTAA
- a CDS encoding carbohydrate-binding family 9-like protein encodes MLVWCVSGSALQAQTLFDAFKPHFTLPRNYICYQTTDSLTIDGKLTEKAWQLAQWSEDFVDIEGDLQPRPTHATRVKMLWNTQYLYIAAELEEPHVWATLHQHDTIIFQDNDFEVFLDPDGDAHEYFEIEINAHNTVMDLFMPKPYRDGGRALLTWDTKGLRTAVHVTGTLNQPNDKDQRWTVEMAIPIHAVRFFNGPGIPQNNSIWRINFSRVQWDTDIKNGTYVKRRHANGRPLPEHNWVWSPQGTINMHAPERWGYLQFSTQPPGSAPAAFQLPESATAKNYLWLIYYKQREYRQKNKHYATTLAALGIPEKVTAENGKVYSLELESISTQFKAAVNGGSLKNIWQINQEGKVFPGKPSL; translated from the coding sequence ATGTTGGTCTGGTGTGTTTCGGGATCAGCTTTGCAGGCACAAACATTATTCGACGCTTTTAAGCCACATTTTACACTTCCCAGGAATTACATATGTTATCAAACAACAGATAGCTTAACCATAGATGGAAAATTAACGGAAAAAGCCTGGCAACTGGCTCAATGGAGTGAGGACTTTGTGGATATTGAAGGAGATCTGCAGCCCCGGCCCACGCATGCCACCCGCGTAAAAATGCTATGGAATACACAATACCTCTACATTGCCGCTGAACTGGAAGAACCGCATGTATGGGCCACCCTCCATCAGCATGATACCATTATTTTCCAGGATAATGACTTTGAAGTATTTCTTGATCCTGACGGAGATGCCCATGAATATTTTGAAATAGAGATCAATGCACATAATACCGTAATGGACCTGTTTATGCCCAAACCCTACCGGGATGGGGGCAGGGCATTGCTCACCTGGGATACCAAAGGGCTCCGCACGGCAGTGCATGTAACGGGTACACTGAACCAACCTAACGACAAAGATCAGCGATGGACGGTAGAAATGGCGATCCCTATTCATGCCGTTCGCTTTTTTAACGGCCCTGGTATACCACAAAACAACAGCATCTGGCGCATCAATTTTTCACGGGTACAATGGGATACCGATATCAAAAACGGCACGTACGTAAAGCGCCGGCATGCAAACGGGCGGCCATTACCAGAGCACAACTGGGTATGGTCTCCCCAGGGCACTATCAATATGCATGCACCTGAAAGATGGGGCTACCTGCAGTTTTCCACACAGCCTCCGGGGAGCGCACCAGCAGCGTTTCAACTACCGGAATCTGCCACGGCAAAAAACTACTTATGGCTGATCTATTACAAACAACGGGAGTACCGGCAAAAAAACAAACACTATGCTACCACACTTGCCGCACTGGGTATTCCGGAAAAAGTGACCGCTGAAAATGGAAAGGTATATTCCCTTGAGCTGGAAAGTATTTCTACACAATTCAAAGCAGCTGTTAACGGAGGATCCTTAAAAAACATATGGCAAATAAACCAGGAAGGCAAGGTATTTCCCGGCAAACCATCACTATAA
- a CDS encoding RNA polymerase sigma factor — protein sequence MPDILQLQSGNKAAFEEVYWEYHARVYSFMWRYVRDAAQCEELVQEVFVKLWASRQHLNEYIPFTTQLFQVAKTVFIDYHRRSSRRIRYVDMSATIPEEPVVQPGVRDIALMQHISSAIDRLPPVCREVFRLGKIQGLSYPEIARQLSISPKTVEGHMSKALKFLRHRLGGLMQVFLLLLY from the coding sequence ATGCCTGACATTTTACAATTACAGTCTGGAAATAAGGCCGCATTCGAGGAAGTATACTGGGAGTACCATGCCCGGGTATATTCCTTTATGTGGCGTTATGTGCGGGATGCAGCGCAATGTGAGGAGCTGGTACAGGAAGTATTTGTAAAACTATGGGCCAGCCGCCAGCACTTAAATGAGTATATCCCTTTTACCACCCAGTTGTTCCAGGTAGCTAAAACTGTTTTTATCGATTATCACCGGCGTAGCAGCCGGCGTATCCGGTATGTAGATATGAGCGCCACTATTCCGGAAGAACCGGTAGTACAGCCAGGAGTGAGAGATATAGCGCTGATGCAGCATATTTCTTCAGCCATCGACCGCCTGCCGCCTGTATGCCGGGAGGTATTCCGCCTGGGTAAAATACAGGGACTCTCCTACCCTGAAATAGCGCGACAGCTTTCTATTTCCCCAAAAACAGTGGAGGGGCATATGTCTAAAGCCCTGAAATTCCTGCGTCACCGTCTGGGAGGACTGATGCAGGTGTTCCTGCTATTGCTGTACTGA